From one Erinaceus europaeus chromosome 4, mEriEur2.1, whole genome shotgun sequence genomic stretch:
- the TCF20 gene encoding transcription factor 20 isoform X1 translates to MPEGCWPAAVLLNSMQSFREQSSYHGNQQSYSQEVHSSSRLEEFSPRQAQMFQNFGGAGGSSGGSSGGGGRRGAAAAAAAMASETSGHQGYQGFRKETGDFYYMAGNKDPVTTGTPQPPQRRPSGPVQSYGPPQGSSFGNQYGSEGHVGQFQAQHSALGSVSHYQQDYTGPFSPGSAQYQQQASSQQQQQQQQQQQVQQLRQQLYQSHQPLPQTTGQPASSSSHLQPMQRPSTLPSSATGYQLRVGQFGQHYQSSATTSTSSSFPSPQRFSQSGQSYDGSYNVNAGSQYEGHNVGSNAQAYGTQSNYSYQPQSMKNFEQAKIPQGTQQGQQQQQQQQQQQQQQQQQQQQHTPQHVMQYTNAATKLPLQSQVGQYSQPEVPVRSPMQFHQNFSPISNPSPAASVVQSPSCSSTPSPLMQSGENLQCGQGSVSMSSRNRILQLMPQLSPTPSMMPSPNSHAAGFKGFGLEGVPEKRLTDPGLSSLSALSTQVANLPNTVQHMLLSDALTPQKKTSKRPSSSSKKADSCTNSEGSSQPEEQLKSPMAESLDGGCSSSSEDQGERVRQLSGQSTSSDTTYKGGTSEKAGSSPTQGTQNEVPRLSASPAAREEATSPGAKDTTLSSEGNPKVNEKIIGVIVSREAMTGRADKPGGQDKGSQEEDPAATQRPPSTGGTKETSHTSLSQPEPPGGGSKGNKNGDSNSNHNGEGNGQSGHPAAGAGFIGRTEPSKSPGSLRYSYKDSFGSAMPRNISGFPQYPTGQDKGDFTGHGERKGRNEKFPSLLQEVLQGYHHHPDRRYSRSTQEHQGIAGGLEGTSRPNVLVSQTNELASRGLLNKSIGSLLENPHWGPWERKSSSTAPEMKQINLADYPIPRKFEIESQSSAHESSLSERRSVICDISPLRQIVRDPGAHSLGHMGTDTRLGRNERLNPSLSQSVILPGGLVSMEAKLKSQSGQIKEEDFEQSKSQASFNNKKPGDHCHSASIKHESYRGNASPGAATHDSISDYGPQDSRPTPMRRVPGRVGGREGMRGRSPSQYHDFSEKLKMSPGRSRGPGGDPHHMNPHMTFSERANRSSLHAPFGPNSESLASAYHANTRAHAYGDPSAGLNSQLHYKRQMYQQQQEEYKDWSSSSAQGVIAAAQHRQEGQRKSPRQQQFLDRVRSPLKNDKDGMMYGPPMGTYHDPSGQEGGRCLMSSDGLANKGIELKHGSQKLQQESCWDLSRQTSPAKSSGPPGMSNQKRYGPPHETDGHGLPESAQSSKPSNVMLRLPGQEDHSSQNPLIMRRRVRSFISPIPSKRQSQDMKNSNTEDKGRLLHPPKEGADKTFNSYAHLSHSQDIKSVPKRESSKDLSSPDSRNCPAVTLTSPAKTKILPPRKGRGLKLEAIVQKITSPNIRRSASSNSAEAGGDTVTLDDILSLKSGPPEGGSAAVQDAEMEKRKAEVTSDLACPASQELSIEKPLSRSSEEWCGSGDDKVKTETHPEIASVGKEPTGAVTSATSQKPGGNQGRPDGSLGGAAPLIFPDSKNVPPVGALATEANAKAEEKENDTVTISPKQEGFPPKGYFPSGKKKGRPIGSVNKQKKQQQPPPPPPQPPHIPEGSTDGEPKPKKQRQRRERRKPGAQPRKRKTKQAVPIVEPQEPEIKLKYATQPLDKTDAKNKSFFPYIHVVNKCELGAVCTIINAEEEEQTKLVRGRKGQRSLTPPPSSTESKALPASSFMLQGPVVTESPVMGHLVCCLCGKWASYRNMGDLFGPFYPQDYAATLPKNPPPKRATEMQSKVKVRHKSASNGSKTDTEEEEEQQQQQKEQRSLAAHPRFKRRHRSEDCGGGPRSLSRGLPCKKATTEGSSEKTVLDSKPSIPTTSEGGPELELQIPELPLDSNEFWVHEGCILWANGIYLVCGRLYGLQEALEIAREMKCSHCQEAGATLGCYNKGCSFRYHYPCAIDADCLLHEENFSVRCPKHKPPLPCPLPPLQNKTAKGSLSTEQSERG, encoded by the coding sequence GAGGGCTGCTGGCCTGCTGCTGTGCTGCTGAACAGTATGCAGTCCTTTCGGGAGCAAAGCAGTTACCACGGAAACCAGCAGAGCTACTCACAGGAGGTACACAGCTCCTCCCGGTTAGAAGAGTTCAGCCCTCGTCAGGCCCAGATGTTCCAGAATTTTGGGGGTGCAGGTGGCAGCAGTGGTGgcagcagtggtggtggtggacgACGAGGAGCAGCTGCTGCTGCAGCAGCAATGGCCAGTGAAACCTCTGGCCATCAAGGCTACCAGGGTTTCCGGAAAGAGACTGGAGACTTTTACTACATGGCAGGCAACAAAGACCCCGTGACAACAGGAACCCCGCAGCCTCCTCAGCGAAGGCCTTCTGGGCCTGTACAGAGCTATGGACCCCCCCAGGGGAGCAGTTTTGGCAATCAGTATGGGAGTGAGGGTCATGTGGGTCAGTTTCAAGCACAGCATTCTGCCCTTGGTAGTGTGTCTCATTATCAGCAGGATTACACAGGGCCTTTCTCTCCAGGGAGTGCTCAGTACCAACAGCAGGCTTCCagccaacagcagcaacagcagcagcagcaacagcaagtgCAGCAGTTGAGACAACAGCTTTACCAGTCCCACCAGCCTCTGCCACAGACCACTGGCCAGCCAGCCTCTAGCTCCTCTCATCTGCAGCCAATGCAGCGGCCCTCGACTCTGCCATCTTCTGCTACTGGCTACCAGTTAAGAGTGGGTCAGTTTGGCCAGCACTACCAATCTTCTGCCACCacctccacttcctcttccttcccttcaccaCAGCGCTTCAGCCAGTCTGGACAGAGCTATGATGGCAGTTACAACGTAAATGCTGGATCCCAGTATGAAGGACATAATGTGGGTTCTAATGCACAGGCTTATGGAACACAATCAAATTACAGTTATCAGCCCCAATCTATGAAAAATTTTGAACAGGCAAAGATTCCACAAGGGACCCAGCAggggcagcagcaacagcagcagcagcagcagcagcagcagcagcagcagcagcagcagcagcagcataccCCTCAGCAcgtgatgcagtacaccaacgcTGCCACAAAGCTGCCCCTGCAAAGCCAGGTCGGACAGTACAGTCAGCCGGAGGTTCCTGTGAGGTCCCCCATGCAGTTTCATCAGAACTTCAGTCCCATTTCTAACCCTTCCCCAGCTGCCTCTGTAGTTCAGTCTCCAAGCTGCAGCTCTACCCCATCTCCTCTCATGCAGAGTGGAGAGAATCTCCAGTGTGGGCAAGGCAGTGTATCCATGAGCTCCAGAAACAGAATTTTACAGTTAATGCCTCAACTTAGCCCGACCCCATCAATGATGCCCAGCCCTAATTCTCATGCTGCAGGCTTCAAAGGGTTTGGACTGGAAGGGGTGCCAGAAAAGCGACTGACAGATCCTGGCTTGAGTAGTTTGAGTGCCCTGAGTACTCAAGTGGCCAATCTTCCTAATACAGTACAACACATGCTACTTTCTGATGCTCTCACACCTCAAAAGAAGACTTCCAAGAGACCCTCCTCATCTTCTAAGAAAGCCGACAGCTGTACAAATTCAGAAGGTTCCTCCCAGCCCGAGGAACAGCTCAAATCCCCTATGGCAGAGTCACTGGACGGAGGCTGTTCCAGCAGCTCTGAAGATCAAGGTGAGAGAGTAAGGCAGCTGAGTGGCCAGAGCACTAGCTCTGATaccacctacaaggggggaaCCTCAGAGAAAGCTGGCTCTTCACCCACACAGGGCACTCAGAATGAAGTCCCAAGACTCAGTGCCAGTCCCGCAGCCAGAGAAGAGGCCACCTCACCAGGTGCTAAGGACACAACATTGTCATCTGAGGGCAACCCAAAAGTCAATGAGAAGATAATTGGGGTGATTGTCTCCCGGGAAGCCATGACAGGTCGAGCAGACAAACCTGGTGGGCAAGATAAAGGCTCCCAAGAGGAGGATCCTGCGGCTACTCAGAGGCCACCCAGCACTGGTGGAACAAAGGAAACCAGCCACACGTCACTTTCACAGCCAGAACCTCCAGGAGGAGGGAGCAAAGGGAACAAGAACGGAGATAGTAACTCCAATCACAACGGAGAGGGGAATGGCCAGAGCGGGCACCCTGCTGCCGGTGCTGGCTTTATAGGCAGAACTGAGCCTAGCAAATCACCTGGGAGTCTGCGGTATAGTTACAAAGATAGTTTTGGGTCAGCCATGCCGAGAAACATCAGTGGCTTTCCTCAGTATCCTACGGGACAAGATAAGGGAGACTTCACTGGCCACGGGGAGCGAAAGGGTAGGAATGAGAAATTCCCTAGCCTCCTGCAGGAAGTGCTACAAGGCTATCACCACCACCCTGACAGGAGGTATTCTAGGAGTACTCAGGAGCACCAGGGCATAGCTGGTGGCCTAGAAGGAACCTCGAGACCTAATGTCTTAGTCAGTCAAACCAATGAATTAGCTAGCAGGGGCCTTCTGAACAAAAGCATTGGGTCCCTACTAGAAAACCCCCACTGGGGCCCATGGGAGAGGAAATCAAGCAGCACAGCTCCTGAAATGAAGCAGATCAATTTGGCCGACTATCCAATTCCCAGAAAGTTTGAAATAGAGTCTCAGTCATCAGCTCATGAGTCTTCCCTCTCTGAAAGAAGATCAGTGATCTGTGATATCTCTCCACTAAGACAGATTGtcagggatccaggggctcactCACTGGGGCACATGGGTACCGACACCAGACTTGGAAGGAATGAACGTCTCAATCCAAGTTTAAGTCAGTCAGTCATTCTTCCAGGTGGGCTGGTGTCCATGGAAGCAAAGCTTAAATCCCAGAGTGGGCAGATAAAAGAGGAAGACTTTGAACAATCCAAATCCCAAGCTAGTTTTAACAACAAGAAACCTGGAGACCACTGCCATTCTGCTAGCATCAAGCATGAGTCTTACCGAGGCAATGCCAGTCCTGGGGCAGCTACCCATGATTCCATTTCGGACTATGGACCACAAGACAGCAGGCCCACACCAATGCGGCGGGTCCCTGGCAGAGTTGGTGGGCGGGAGGGCATGAGGGGTCGGTCCCCTTCTCAgtatcatgacttttcagaaAAGCTGAAGATGTCTCCTGGGAGGAGCAGAGGCCCAGGAGGAGACCCCCACCACATGAACCCACATATGACCTTTTCAGAGAGAGCCAACAGAAGTTCTTTACATGCTCCCTTTGGTCCCAATTCTGAAAGTCTTGCCTCTGCTTATCATGCAAACACCCGAGCTCACGCTTATGGGGACCCCAGTGCAGGTTTGAATTCTCAGCTCCATTATAAGAGACAGATGTACCAGCAGCAACAAGAGGAATATAAAGACTGGAGCAGCAGTTCTGCTCAGGGAGTAATTGCTGCAGCGCAGCACAGGCAGGAGGGTCAACGTAAGAGCCCGAGGCAGCAGCAGTTTCTTGACAGAGTGCGGAGCCCTCTGAAAAATGACAAAGATGGCATGATGTATGGCCCTCCAATGGGGACATACCATGACCCGAGTGGTCAGGAAGGTGGGCGCTGCCTCATGTCAAGCGACGGCCTGGCTAACAAAGGCATTGAACTGAAGCACGGCTCCCAGAAGCTGCAACAAGAATCTTGTTGGGATCTTTCTCGACAAACATCTCCAGCCAAAAGCAGTGGGCCTCCAGGAATGTCCAATCAAAAAAGGTATGGACCACCCCACGAGACCGATGGACACGGACTACCTGAGTCTGCACAGTCATCCAAACCTAGTAATGTCATGCTGAGGCTTCCAGGTCAAGAGGATCATTCTTCTCAAAACCCCTTAATTATGAGGAGACGTGTCCGCTCTTTCATCTCTCCCATCCCCAGTAAGAGACAGTCACAAGATATGAAGAACAGTAACACCGAAGATAAAGGGCGCCTCCTTCACCCACCTAAAGAAGGTGCTGACAAAACATTCAATTCCTATGCCCATCTTTCTCACAGTCAGGATATCAAATCTGTCCCTAAGAGAGAATCCTCTAAGGACCTTTCAAGTCCAGATAGTAGAAATTGCCCTGCTGTTACTCTTACAAGTCCTGCTAAGACCAAAATACTGCCTCCACGGAAAGGACGAGGACTGAAATTGGAAGCTATAGTTCAGAAGATCACATCTCCAAATATCAGGAGGAGTGCCTCCTCAAACAGTGCTGAGGCTGGGGGAGACACGGTCACTCTTGACGACATACTGTCTTTGAAGAGTggccctcctgaaggtgggagtGCTGCTGTGCAGGATGCTGAAATGGAGAAGAGAAAAGCGGAGGTGACATCTGACCTAGCCTGTCCGGCGAGCCAGGAACTGAGCATAGAAAAACCTCTCAGCAGGTCTTCAGAGGAGTGGTGTGGCAGCGGGGACGACAAGGTGAAGACTGAGACACACCCAGAAATAGCCTCTGTTGGAAAGGAACCCACTGGTGCTGTGACTTCCGCAACCTCACAGAAGCCTGGAGGTAACCAGGGGAGACCAGATGGTTCCCTGGGTGGGGCTGCACCTTTAATCTTTCCTGACTCAAAGAATGTACCTCCAGTGGGTGCATTGGCCACTGAAGCAAACGCTAAGgctgaagagaaagagaatgacacAGTGACTATTTCGCCCAAACAAGAGGGCTTCCCTCCAAAGGGATATTTCCCATCaggaaagaagaaggggagacCCATTGGTAGTGTGAATAAGcagaaaaaacaacagcaaccacctcctccaccccctcagcCCCCTCACATACCAGAAGGTTCTACAGATGGAGAGCCAAAGCCAAAAAAACAGAggcaaaggagggagagaaggaagcctGGAGCACAGCCAAGGAAGCGGAAAACCAAACAAGCAGTTCCCATTGTAGAACCCCAGGAACCTGAGATCAAACTCAAGTACGCTACCCAGCCACTGGATAAAACTGATGCCAAGAACAAGTCTTTTTTCCCTTATATCCACGTAGTTAATAAGTGTGAACTTGGAGCCGTTTGTACAATCATCAATGCTGAAGAGGAAGAACAGACCAAATTGGTGAGGGGTCGGAAGGGTCAGAGGTCACTGACTCCTCCCCCCAGCAGCACTGAAAGCAAGGCGCTTCCAGCCTCCTCATTTATGCTCCAGGGACCTGTTGTAACAGAGTCTCCTGTTatgggacacctggtttgctGTCTGTGTGGCAAGTGGGCCAGTTACCGGAACATGGGTGACCTCTTTGGACCCTTTTATCCCCAAGATTACGCAGCCACTCTCCCGAAGAATCCCCCTCCTAAGAGGGCCACAGAAATGCAGAGCAAAGTTAAGGTACGGCACAAAAGCGCTTCGAATGGCTCCAAGACGGacactgaggaggaggaagagcagcagcagcagcagaaggagCAGAGGAGCCTCGCCGCCCACCCCAGGTTTAAACGTCGGCACCGTTCTGAAGACTGTGGTGGAGGGCCTCGATCTCTGTCCAGGGGGCTCCCCTGCAAAAAAGCAACCACCGAGGGCAGCAGTGAAAAGACTGTCTTGGACTCAAAGCCCTCTATTCCCACCACTTCAGAGGGTGGCCCCGAGCTGGAGTTACAAATCCCTGAACTACCTCTTGACAGCAATGAATTTTGGGTCCATGAGGGTTGTATTCTCTGGGCCAATGGAATCTACCTGGTCTGTGGCAGACTCTATGGCCTGCAAGAAGCTCTGGAGATAGCCAGAGAGATG